Within the Miscanthus floridulus cultivar M001 chromosome 2, ASM1932011v1, whole genome shotgun sequence genome, the region CTAGCAAGTGCTCAGCTACACCTACTGTACATTGCTAGCTACGAGTACTACCCTGTGCTGCCTCTGTGCCGTACGTCTACTCTGTGTGCAGACAGCAGACAGCAGACAGCAGACAGCAGACGTGCAGTGCAGTGTACACGACGGATCGGATCCCCGGCCGTCGGGCTGTGGATATACACATAGACACACACGTGCCCCTGGAACCTTGTCTTCATTCCTTTTCCATCTACATCATCGATCCATCGGGGGCGGCGCTGTTGGCCGGCGGCATTGCATGGACGACAGACGGCGCGGCGGCGATAGCGATCGATCGGTTCATGGGGCGGCGGCCGCCGTGCTGCGACAAGGAGGGCGTGAAGAAGGGGCCGTGGACGCCCGAGGAGGACCTGGTTCTCGTCTTCTACGTCCAGGAGCACGGCCCCGGCAACTGGCGCGCAGCCCCCGCCAACACAGGTGGGTGTGGGTGGGCACACTAGCCGTTTCGCTCGACGTCGTACGCTCGCATGGGAGTTCACTCTGCTGCCTGCCTGCATGCAGGGCTGCTGCGGTGCAGCAAGAGCTGCCGCCTCCGGTGGACCAACTACCTCCGCCCGGGCATCCGCCGGGgaggcttctccgaccaggagGACCGGCTCATCGTCCACCTCCAGACGCTCCTCGGCAACCGCTGGGCCGCCATCGCCTCATACCTCCCCAACCGCACCGACAACGACGTCAAGAACTACTGGAACACGCACCTCAAGAAGAAGCTCCTCGTCCAGCAGcagcgcgccaccgccgccgccgcctcgttgCCGCCCAAGGGGCAGTGGGAGCTTAAGCTGCAGGCCGACATCAACCTCGCCAGGCGCGCCCTCCGCGACGCCCTCTCCGTCGACGCCGCCGGCCCGCCAGGATGGCCGCcgcgtgctcggcggcggcgtccgCCGGCCCACCACCAGGGGCACAGCCGTTAACTCGATCCGtttgctcttttttttttaagaagTCGGGAGGGGAGGCCCCTACCTAATTTGTATTAAAATTGCAAACTGTACAAATGCAGGTTCAAAAGCCATGAGGCTCACAGATAGCGACACAGAAATACAAAGGAAAGAAGTTACAGAAGTGCCAGAAGAAAAAGCTGCAAAGAACCGGATAAAGCAAAAAGCAGAGCTATAGAAAAAGAACAATAACTGGGAACAACAGCCCCAGCTTCGcttaaaaaacaaactgaaaacaCTGGTCTGACTGattttgtcgtgagagaaaaacactgttttggttGAAAAGACAAGCAAAAAGTGACCGATCATAAGACAAGCGACAGGGCCTAACATCCTGAAGAATCCCTAGAGTTCTCAAATGATAGCCCCCTTGCTGCTGGCAGCCGAGTCGTTCCCAGATTTGTTGTTCCATGCCTTGATAGACAAACTCCCTTGGTTCCTTCTGTGTTCTAACATTATCTTTGATTGTTTGAGTAAGGTGTTGTAACATTGTCAAAACACTCTTTCTGTTTCTTGCCAACCAAATATTCCAGGCTATTGCAATTAAAATAGTTGGAACTTTCAGGTATCATCTTGTACCAAGTGATTGTGTTTGTTGCCATTAGAGCTTGAGCCATGTTTGTGTGCTGATTCGGTGTTGAATCCTAAGCTGTCCATACTTGGGTTGCATATGGGCATCTGAAAAGCATATGCTCAATATTTTCCTCTTCATTACAGCCACAGGGACATAAGGCATTATCTATGATATTTTTCTTTGCTAGGATATCTCGTCTTCACCTTTCATACATAACGGGTAGTACCATAAACTCAAACCGTTAATGTCTATTTCAATGGCGAAAGGAGGAGGGGGAACAGGGTTGGTTTATAATCACAAGGGAACAATGTTTATAGATAGGAACTGAATTACACAAATTATTATTCACAAGGCAGCAACAGTATTTAGTGTCTATGTCTACAAATAAGAACTAAGTTGCACAAAAAAACGTTCTTCACAGCATAGCAAGTTGATGTCATACCGAGAAGTCAAATCTCGGATGCTGCACAGTACTCTCAGGAATGCAATGTCTCAGTTTGGtaatcctccttttctttttaacGAGCTTATTAAGATTGAGAGTAAGTTCAAGATGCACTCGTATGGCATTGACAAAAAAAAATGTATGGCATGATGATTATTTTGACCCTTTTATAAGACAATTCATGTTGACTTTTGGAATTTAGGAGTGAATTCTTCTGTTTTTAACACTATTCTTATCCTTTTTGAAAAATTAATAAATCACGATTGACATCTTGGGTCGTAACAAAAGTGTAACATTTTATTTCAGTAGTTTGGTCTACTCTACCTTTTAGTTTTTCTGTTTTCAAGTCGTCGCATGTTTTTTCCAATTGGTTGCAAGTTTTACCGAAGAGATGGTCAACCAGTCACCAAGAGAGGCAAATGTATAAAAGCTTAAAAGAAAATATTACAGCTTGCGACATGGATGGACCCAAACATAGCCAATTCGCCGTATCATAAGCTCATAACAGACAAAAGGTATGTTCGCAGATTTCTTTTACAATGCTGGTGTTTGTCATTGCAACAAAAATTTGTAAGGCATCTTGTTGGTATATCACAATAAAGAATTAACAAGTACACAAATGCACGATTCAGAGCCTCAAAGCAGCAATAGCTTCAGGCCTGAAGTCAATCCTAAGTCCTAACACTCTCCGCACCTCTGCAGGTGTCAACAGCCATGTCAGATGGCCAGCATTGTCACCCCAGAAATCCAATATCTCTGATACCCGCTCGAAGTTCAGAATGGTCGACATCTGCGAAAGCCTAGAGAACTTGTCTCTGACTGGTCTCTGGGACATTTCTGAGAAATGGTTGATCAGAGAGCGGACCTCCTTGTCAAGCTGGAGCCCACCGAGCTGGCTGAACCTCTTCTGCATCATAATCACCTCGAGCCT harbors:
- the LOC136540594 gene encoding myb-related protein 306-like; amino-acid sequence: MGRRPPCCDKEGVKKGPWTPEEDLVLVFYVQEHGPGNWRAAPANTGLLRCSKSCRLRWTNYLRPGIRRGGFSDQEDRLIVHLQTLLGNRWAAIASYLPNRTDNDVKNYWNTHLKKKLLVQQQRATAAAASLPPKGQWELKLQADINLARRALRDALSVDAAGPPGWPPRARRRRPPAHHQGHSR